Within the Acidobacteriota bacterium genome, the region CGGCGGTGTTTTCCCCGATCCGGTGCGTGACCTGCGCTGGGACTACGGTTCGCACGAGGAGCCCGATATCCACATGATAGCCAGGGAGGTCAACGGGTACTTCACGAAGGACACGGTCTTCGCGGACACGAACAAGTCGTTCACGAAGGGCGACCAGGTGCCCAGTTTTGCCTGGCTGAAGGACGACGGTTCGACGGCGTCCGGCAACTGGCTCTACTGCGGGAGCTACACGAACGACGGCAACATGGCGGCCCGGCGGTCGTCGGAGGACGCGCCGAACAAGATAGGCCTGTATCCGAAGTGGGCATGGTGCTGGCCGGTCAACCGGCGCATTATCTATAACCGTGCGTCGGTCGATCCGCAGGGCAAGCCGTGGGATCCGAATCGCTGGGTTATCCGGTGGAACGAGGCAGATAAGAAATGGGAGGGCGACGTTCCCGACGGCGGGTGGCCGCCCGGGACAAAGCACCCGTTTATCATGCGTCCGGAGGGCATGGCGTGCGTGTTCAGCACGAGCCTGGCCGACGGTCCGTTGCCGGAGCACTATGAACCGCTGGAGAGTCCGGTGCGTAACCTGATGTCGCGGACGCAGAACAACCCGGCCATCAAGATCTGGGCTACGCCGGGCGTAGACAGCATCGGCACACCCGACAAATTCCCGATCGTGGCGACCACTTACCGGGTCAGCGAACACTGGCAGGCGGGCGCCATGACGCGAAACCTGCCGTGGCTGGTGGAACTCGTGCCGGACATGTTTGTCGAGATGAGTTCGGAGCTGGCCGGGCGCAAGGGAATTTCCAACGGTGACCGTGTCAGGGTCAGGTCGGCGCGCGGCGAGATCGGCGCCTATGCCCTGGTTACGGACCGCTTTGAGCCGTTTGTCATCGACGGGAAGAACGTCGATCAGGTCGGTCTCGCCTGGCATTTCGGGTACACGGGGCTGGCCACCGGAGATTCGGCCAACGTTCTGACACCCCACGTCGGCGACGCCAATACGATGATACCCGAATACAAGGCGTTCCTCTGTGACGTCGTGAAGGAGGTGGGATAAGATGGCAAGAAAGGGAATGCTCTTCGATCTGGGAAAGTGCATCGCCTGCAGATCTTGCCAGGTGGCCTGTAAACAATGGAACGGGCTTCCGGCCGAGAAGACCACCTTCTTTGCAGCGAAGGGCGGATATCAGAATCCGTCGGCACTTTCCCCGCATACGTGGGCCCTGGTGAAGTTCTACGAGGCGAAGAAGGACGGCGCTATCAGGTGGCTCTTCAGGACGGAGACCTGTATGCAGTGCGTCGACCCGAGCTGCGTCAAGGCCTGCCCGGTGGAGCCGGTCAAGGCCATGACGCACATCAAGGAACTCGGGATCACCTACGTAAACCAGGAGCTGTGTGCCGGCTGCGGAGCCTGCGCCGAGTACTGTCCGTTTGACGTTCCCAAGATCGACGAACGGACGGAGAAATCCACCAAGTGCACCGGCTGTGCGGACCGCCAGGTCAACGGTTTGATACCGGCCTGCGCGGCCGCCTGCCCGACCGGGGCGCTGTACTTTGACGACTACGACAAGGTTCTCGAAGCGGCGCACCGGGCCAAGCAGAGGATGGAGGCGAAAGGCAAACAGCCGTGGATCTACGGCGAGAAAGAGCTGGGAACCGGCACGCACAAGGTTTGTGTGTTTCCGGAACCGCGCGAGATGTACCCGGACATCATCATGAATCCGAAGGTCTCGGAGGATCTCGGTTTCTTCCGCGAACTCATGAAACCCCTGGGCTCGGTGACCCTGACTGCCGCTCTGGTGGGGATGGTTATCGCCAGAGTCAGGGAATTCAGGGAAAAGCGGGAAGACTCTGCGGCAAAACGTGAGGAGGAGCTGACTACATGAACAAGCAGACTTTGGTTGTATTGGCGGCGACGCTCCTTGCGTTGCTGCTTTCGGGCGCCGCGCTGGCGGAGACGGCCGGCGTGCAGGTAGGGACCGGCACGTTGAAGCTGGGCGGCATTCTCCAGGCGGGTTACACGTATCACATGGAGGACCTCGAGGGCGAGGACGAGTTCAGCCTGAACCGGGCGCGGTTTCTGCTCTGGGGAGAAATCCTTCCGGGCAAGGTGAAGTACTTCGTTCAAACGGAAACCAAGGGCGCGCCCGCTATTCTCGACTACAAGGCGCAGTTATTCTATATCCGCAATACCGAGGTCACGGTCGGGCGGTTCCTGCCGAACTTCACCCTGTACATGCCGTACTCGACGGCCAAGCTGGAGATGATCAACTACCCGTTGACGACCCAGAAGTTCGCCGTGTGGCGGCAGGTCGGCGTACAGACAACGACCAAGACCGAGTACGTCGACTTCAACCTCGGTGTTTTCAACGGCGCGGACCAGCCGAACAACACGGGCGACAACAACGACTACAAGGACTTCCTGGTGAGAGCGGACATCAAACCGCCCTTGGAGCAGGGGGATGTCGTTTTTGGCGGGTACGCCTGGATCGGCATGTCCCTGCCGACGTACTACGACGCGGGAACTCTGACAACGACAACATACCCCGAGGAGTCCCTGCAACGGAACCGCTTCGGCGGTTTCGCCAAGGTGGATTACAAAGCGAGCGAGGACATCACCGCCAGGTTCAGGGGTGAGTTCCTGATGGCTTCTACAGAGGCGCTCACCGCCGCGGAGATCGACAGTGTGCAGGGCACCGATGCCCAGGCGTTTTTCGTGCACCTCGGCGTGCAGCCTCATCCCAGGTTTGAGTTGCTCGCGCGGTATGACTTCTACGACCCCAATACGGACGTGGAAAAGGACGACGAGTCGTGGCTGACCGGCGGCGTCAACTACTACCTGAGCAAGGGCAACGCCATGGTGTACCTGAACTACATCCACAAGATGGAGGGCGGCGGCGACGTCGACAACGACCTGGTGCTGGCCCAGGTGCAGATTGCGTTTTAGGAAGGAAAGTGCCCGATGAAAGTCAGAACGAAACTGATTCTTGGTGTTGTCCTTTTCGGGTCTATCTGGGGCGGGCTGGAGGCGACCGTGATATCCTCGATGGAAGGGACGGGTACGCTTATCCCGCGCTCCGTCGTGCTGGCGCTGGTGTCGCTGGCCGTGCTTTCGTATGCCCGCTTCGCTCTTCCCCGAAAGGGCAGCACCCTGCTCATTGGCCTGGTGGCGGTCGGGTTCAAGTTGCTCGGCCTGCCGATGCTCTTCGGGTGCCAGGCGGCGGCCGTGGTCGGCCAGGCGATAGTGCTGGAGGCTGCCTTCACGATGGCGCAGAACCGTGGCTGGCTGACCAGCCTTCCGGCCATGATGCTGGTGGTGCCGGTCGCAGGCGTGGCTAACGCCCTGCTGTTTTCGTTTTCGCAGGCCTACGTCTTTGCCAACCCGTGGTGGCTGGACCGGGGCGCTGTGGGGTGCCTGAGCTGGTCGTTTAGCAGCGGGGTACTGGCGGCCGCAGCCGGAGCCATCGGCTTCCTCGCCGCGCGCATGCTGGTGAAGCTGAGCCTGGCGTCGTATGTGCGGTTTGTCGAGTCTCACTCGCGCGCCTACGTACCGGCCGCGATTACGGTGTCTGCCTGCTGTTGGATAGCCGGTGCGCTGCTGTAAAGCGGACTTGCATTAGCACAAGTGAACGTGGGTAGCAATATGGATGACGCTGAGCAGGTCAAGGTGGTCGTAGACGGTAAGGAACTGGAAATAAACCAGTTCGTCTCGACCGTTGTCGGCAATGTCGTTTCCGGAGTGATATTGTCGCTAAAGCTCGATCACGAACCACAGACGATTGAGGTTACAGTAGTCAGGAAGTAAGGCAATTATACAACCCCTAAGCTTGACCGAGCCGGACGGCCTGCCGCGACAGCAACGGCCGTCCGGCCGACAGGGTCGGGAGGGAAACGTCCCGGCCTCCCGTGTTTGGAAAGGTCGTCATGCTGCCAGTACAGATATTTCCCCGTAATCATCGCTTACTGTCCGCTCGGTGCGGCCAGACCGCCCGCATGAGATTACACGTTTCGGACAACTCGGATTCACGACCGACTGAAGAGGGCCGCCGCGGTTCTCAGGGAGGGCGACGTGTTTTGTTGTGATAAGATCAGATTGATCCTGCTGCCGGCCCTGGTTTTTATCATTGCCGCCGGGTGCAGCAAGGACAGTGACGAAAACAACCCGCTGAATACAGCACCGCCCCGCGACGGCGCTCTCTGGGTGCATCTGGCCGACGATTCGGTTCGCGTGCCGTTTGCCGGCCTGCCGAGGATCGACGTTGACGGCGAGGAGGCGATTCTCCTGTCGGAGTTCATCGACACCAGTATCATCCCCATGTTTGAAGATAAGGGTGGGAAACTGTACGACGCGCGCATCCTGTATGCCTACGAGATCATGGGCGAGGACGGGTTTTCGCCGTCCGGCACAAGAGGCTATCCGGACAACGTGTGGGAACACCTGTCGCTGGGGTACATCCTGACGTCCGCGCAGCGCGTGGTGTTCCCGGACGACAAGATCGACCTGCCGGGCGGGTACAACGTGAAGGACGCCGCGCGGATCTACGTCCACCGCAAATTCGACGTCAAGGCCGTCGACACGATCGATTTCCGCGAGTGCCGGGACATGGTCACGGTCCAGGTGACCAATCCCGACGGTGACCCCGAGCAGGCCATCGCCCTGAAGGATCTGATCCTTCCGCTCGTGGCCGAACCGGGGAGTCACGCCTACAACCTGCGGACGCTCGATGATTTCGGCCCGTCGACGGACCTGACCTGGGAAGAGTTTCAGACCGGTTACTGGCTCCTGTCAAGCCAGAAAACCATGTTTACCGCGCCCGGTCTCACGGGGGGGAAATACAGGTTAAAGGTTCTGCACCGAATCCTGGTGAAGTAATGAAGGCGCGAACGGCGCTGCTGACGATATGCAGCCTCACGGTAATTGTGCTTGTCGCCCCGGCGTCCTCCCGGGCGCTCGATGAGACCGTCACGCCCGACACGGCCGACGTGTATGAGCTGGAAACGGTCGTCAGGGTAAAGGGCGCGGCTATCCACAGCCCGGTCGTCGTCACCGAACTGACACCCGAGGACATCGGCAGGAGGAACGTCGTAACCGTTGCCGACGTCTTGCGGAACGAACCGGGGTTGAGCATCACCCGGGGTGGCTCGAAGGCCGAGACGCAGACGAGGATTCGCGGCCTGCCGGCCAGGGATGTGCTGGTGCTGGTCGACGGCCGCCCCGTCAACCCGGGTTACTACGGCAAAGTGGACCTGTCGATGTTGTCAGTGGACAACGTGGCCAGGATCAGGGTGACGAGGGGACCGGCCTCGGTGGCGTACGGTGCCAACGGCATGGCCGGCGTGATAAACATCGTCACCAGCAACGGGCTGGAGAAACCGCGCACGGTCGTCAGGACCGAACTGGGCGATTACCAGTATCGTAAACTCACCGTCAACCACAGCCGGAGAGCCGGCCGATTCAACTACTGGATCTCGGGCTACGAGGATCACTCCAGGGGATATGTTCTCAGCGGCGATTTCGAGCCGAACAGTCTGGAAGACGGCGGCCTCAGGGACTACAGCTTCTATCACATGCTCGGCGTCAGCACCAAGCTGGGGTATCAGCCCGCCGAAAGCTCCCTGTACTCGCTGTCGCTCGGTTACCACTGGGCGCGACGTGACATCTCACCGTCGGTACATCCCTCCACTGCCGCGCCGCTTCGGTATTTCCCGGACTGGCAGCGCTTCAACGGGGCGGTGAGCGCACACTGGACCGTCAGCCCGGCGGCCGAACTCAAATCGGTAATCTTCGTCGATGCCCAGCATGACCGCCTGATAGAGTACACCGGCAGCGAAAAGCGCGAGGACCGGATCGCCTGGGATTCCCGGCTGGAGAACTGGACGGTGGGGGCCAGGATGGATGCCAAACTGCGCTCCTGGCGGAAGCATGAGGTTCACGCCGGTCTGGATGTCAAGCGTGACCTGATGAATAAGAAGCCCGACGTCGACGAACCGTGGATCTCCTGCCACACGTATCTGGGCACCGTGTTCCTGCAGGATATCTATCTACCATGGGACAACACGGAGATAACTCTCGGATCGGGATACAGCCTGTTCGCCAACCAGGACACTTCTTTAACGGACATGGTCTATACCGGCAGGCTGTCATGCATGGCCGGCCTGGTGCAGCGGCTGCCCGCCGGGTTGGAGGGTCATGCCGGCTATGCCCGCGCCGTTCGTTTTCCGACGCTTCACCACCTGTACAGCGAAAGCTCCGGCAATGACAGCCTCAAAGCTGAACAGGCCGACAAGTACGAGATCGGGCTGAGAAGCCGGTTTGGCATGGGGCAGAAGGACCGGTACTGTATGCTGTCACTGGCGTGGTTTCATAACGACGTGAAGAACCTCATCGACCGGGCGTCGAGGACCTTTCGCTTCAGGAACATCGGCCGGGCCCGGTCGCAGGGCTGGGAAATGTGGGTTCACGGTCAGTTTTCCCGGCGCCTCTCGGGTGGAGTGAGCTGGGCGCACCTGCTGAAGGCCGAAACTTCCGATGAGCTGCTCGACGAGCTGTCGCCGAACAAAGTCCGCTTTTACGTCTCGGTCGAGGCGGCATCCGGCACCGAACTGAACTACGAGCGAACGTATTTCGATGAACGCACCACGTTTGACGCGTACGTCATGCTCCCGGACTACGTGGTTCACAATGTCAACGTTACGCAAACGCTGCGGTATTCGCTGAAGCTGCGACTGGCCGTGAGCAACGTCACCGACGCCTGCTATGAAGAGGAACTCGGGTACCCGGCGCCCGGTCGGCAGGTCACCGTCGGACTCATATGGGGAGATTGACCGCGGCAGGATTCAGAGTGCGCGGCGTTTCACAGTCGCTCCAGGTGCCGCCGGTACTGCGCCACCATATCCTGATCGTTGAGGCTGACGAATGACAGCGCGTAGTCCGGTACGTCGGCAAACGTCGCTTCTTCGAGGTACCTGACGTTCACCTCCCCGAGAAGATCCGGTAGATAGCAGTTGTCCTGTGTGGCAAGTCGTTCTGCCGACGGCAGTATGGTCCGTCGGTAGACGGCGTGGAGCGGTTGCCTGATGCCGTCGATAAGCGGGATCAGTATGTCTTCATCGGCGGCCGCTTGCAGGACGGTTCGGATGGCCGCCGGTTTGATCAGCGGCATGTCGCAGCCACACACAAAAACAGCCGTCGAGGCGGACCGGAGAAGACCGTTGTAGATTCCGCCCAGTGCTCCTTTGCCCGCAACGGGGTCCGGGTGGCTGTCCAGGCCGAGTTCCCGCAGCCCGGCCGTGTCGCCTCCGGCGATGATGACCTCGTCGAATACCGTGCGGAGTGTGTCGTAGACTATTCGAATCATCGGTCTTCCGCCGATGTCGAAAGTGCACTTGTCCTGACCAAACCGCCGGCTCTGCCCGCCGGCCAGTATGACTGCTGTTCTTATGTTATCGCTCCCGTGTGTCATTCAGGTCACAGTTACCGGCCGTAAGCGGCCGAGGTTGTCCGCGATGTGCTGTCCCAGTTCCTGCTCCCGCCCGTAGTCAAAATGCGGCAGGGCGTAACCGAACAGATCGGTCCCGTAGGTGGCCAGAAGCTCCGAAGCGGGGACGACGCCTGAATCCGAATACCCCGGCCGGCACACTTCGACCTTCAGGCCCGGGTTAGATTTCAGGCCTTCCACGAGCACGAGATCCACGTGACGGTAAAACAGGCGGATGATGTCGTCCATGTTGGCCGGAGTGATATCGGCCCGGTTGAAATTGAAAGCAAACGAGCCGGTTCCGATTATGCCGGTGACGTCACTGCCGGCTTCCATGTGCCGGTACGTGTCCTTGCCTTCGGTGTCCCAGTTGAAACGGTCGTGTTCGGTGTGTTTCAGAGTCCCGACCTGTATATCCAGCGCCTTGAGGACCGGCACGATCAGCTCGGCAAAGCGGGTCTTACCCGAGTTCTTGCAGCCGACGACGTGGAGGATTCTCGTCATGTCGCGGCTCACGGCGTTATCCGATCCACCCGGCCCAGAACGACCCGGTCCGGTCGGTTCAAGCGACCGACCACTGCGATCCCCGCGGCAGCGGCAATTTCAGCCGCCAGTGTCGTCACCGACCTCTGTGACGTGACCACGGGCACCCCGGCCCGCGCCGATTTCAATACCATGTCCGATGAAACGCGGCCGGAGGTAGCCAGAATCGCCGCGCCAAAATCGACGCCGTGGAGCAGGCCGGCTCCGATTGCTTTGTCGACGGCGTTGTGCCGTCCGACGTCGAACCCCATGGGCCAGGCCGACGGATCGTCTCCCGTCACGAGTGCCGCACAGTGCACGCCCGGACCTCCGCCCCGCGATGCCAGTTCCCTGAACATCATCGACATGATACCCGGCAGCCGCCCGGCGCTGATCGTGAGAGGCGAAGTCAAGGGGACGAGGTCCCTGAGGTATTGCGATGACTCGATCCGGCCGCCGCCGCAGCCCGTCGGCGTGACCAGAGAAGCCGGGGAAGGTTGTGACGGCACCGGCGTGGAGAGACAAACGCTGATATCCGGACTGCCGTCGCAGGAGGCCACCCCGAGCGTGTCGATCTGGTCAGGACCGTCTATATACTCCTGGCAGAACAGCCAGCCGACGGCGAATTCCTTGAGGTCGCGCGGCGTGCACAGAAGATGCGAGAAGAACCGGCCGTTTAGAAACAGCCGGACCATTTTTTCCTCGGGCAACTGGCCTTTCTGAATCACGCCGAATTCTCCATTGTGGGGCATGATGCGACGGTACCGGAGCGGCAGAACGTCATCGGGCCTATGATACGACCTTACCCTCGGTCCGTCAAGGCGAGATCAATGACGGGGTAAATCGACTTGTCCTGGTGGTTCTTGCCCGCGTCAGGTCGACGGCCGTTCGGCAGGCAGGGTGAAAAACGACCTGAAACAAAACAGGAACCACAGGGCCAGGGGCAGGAAGGGATCGACTATCCGCCGGTTGAACTCGAGCGCCCACATCCAGAACCAGTGCCAGTTGTAGCTGTAGCTGACATACCTCGCGTAGTCCTGCTGAAGATCTTTAACCAAAATCCAGCGCGTGTTCTTGGCGAAAATGAACAGGTCGCATATGTGCCACAGAACAATCAACAGCGGCGCGATTAACAGGAAGCGCCACCGTGCGGGAGGTTTGATGAAAACGACGGTGGCCAGGAAAAGCGCCGCCCACAGGCTCAGGTTGTACGAGACGGTGTCCGTCGGCCTGTTGCCGGGCAACTCAAACATCTGGTCGCGGCCGTACGCTCCGCCCACGGTTATCCGGGCCGCAACTACGAAGTCGCCGCGGTCGACGGTGATACGGTAGGACGTGTCCGCCGACTCAAACGCATTGGTGACGGTCTGCGAGACGGACGCCAGAAAGCGGCTGTAGGCCGGCAGTGCTTTCCCCCAGAGCCACCCCACGGGTATGTAGAGTACCAGGAAGATGACCAGAACGAGTATGATCTTAACCGGTCTTGACAAATTTCTCATACCACAGGTACCAGAACGCGGCACCGAGCGCGATTATGACGAACTCCCACACGTACAGGTGCATGGTGTCAAACAGGAACGCGGAGGATGTGCCCGCATACCAGAGGGTGAGGATACGGACGTAGTTGAGGAACATGATCAGTATGACGGCCAGTGTCAGGCCGATCAGTTTCGGACGCCAGCGGGCGGGAAAGGCGATAATACCGGCCAGCACGATGGCCAGCGCGTAGATGCCGTTGCAGCCCTCCGCGATGTTGACGCCGAACTCCGGGCTGTGAACCGA harbors:
- a CDS encoding porin, which translates into the protein MNKQTLVVLAATLLALLLSGAALAETAGVQVGTGTLKLGGILQAGYTYHMEDLEGEDEFSLNRARFLLWGEILPGKVKYFVQTETKGAPAILDYKAQLFYIRNTEVTVGRFLPNFTLYMPYSTAKLEMINYPLTTQKFAVWRQVGVQTTTKTEYVDFNLGVFNGADQPNNTGDNNDYKDFLVRADIKPPLEQGDVVFGGYAWIGMSLPTYYDAGTLTTTTYPEESLQRNRFGGFAKVDYKASEDITARFRGEFLMASTEALTAAEIDSVQGTDAQAFFVHLGVQPHPRFELLARYDFYDPNTDVEKDDESWLTGGVNYYLSKGNAMVYLNYIHKMEGGGDVDNDLVLAQVQIAF
- a CDS encoding TonB-dependent receptor; the protein is MKARTALLTICSLTVIVLVAPASSRALDETVTPDTADVYELETVVRVKGAAIHSPVVVTELTPEDIGRRNVVTVADVLRNEPGLSITRGGSKAETQTRIRGLPARDVLVLVDGRPVNPGYYGKVDLSMLSVDNVARIRVTRGPASVAYGANGMAGVINIVTSNGLEKPRTVVRTELGDYQYRKLTVNHSRRAGRFNYWISGYEDHSRGYVLSGDFEPNSLEDGGLRDYSFYHMLGVSTKLGYQPAESSLYSLSLGYHWARRDISPSVHPSTAAPLRYFPDWQRFNGAVSAHWTVSPAAELKSVIFVDAQHDRLIEYTGSEKREDRIAWDSRLENWTVGARMDAKLRSWRKHEVHAGLDVKRDLMNKKPDVDEPWISCHTYLGTVFLQDIYLPWDNTEITLGSGYSLFANQDTSLTDMVYTGRLSCMAGLVQRLPAGLEGHAGYARAVRFPTLHHLYSESSGNDSLKAEQADKYEIGLRSRFGMGQKDRYCMLSLAWFHNDVKNLIDRASRTFRFRNIGRARSQGWEMWVHGQFSRRLSGGVSWAHLLKAETSDELLDELSPNKVRFYVSVEAASGTELNYERTYFDERTTFDAYVMLPDYVVHNVNVTQTLRYSLKLRLAVSNVTDACYEEELGYPAPGRQVTVGLIWGD
- the mobB gene encoding molybdopterin-guanine dinucleotide biosynthesis protein B — translated: MTRILHVVGCKNSGKTRFAELIVPVLKALDIQVGTLKHTEHDRFNWDTEGKDTYRHMEAGSDVTGIIGTGSFAFNFNRADITPANMDDIIRLFYRHVDLVLVEGLKSNPGLKVEVCRPGYSDSGVVPASELLATYGTDLFGYALPHFDYGREQELGQHIADNLGRLRPVTVT
- a CDS encoding 4Fe-4S dicluster domain-containing protein; the protein is MARKGMLFDLGKCIACRSCQVACKQWNGLPAEKTTFFAAKGGYQNPSALSPHTWALVKFYEAKKDGAIRWLFRTETCMQCVDPSCVKACPVEPVKAMTHIKELGITYVNQELCAGCGACAEYCPFDVPKIDERTEKSTKCTGCADRQVNGLIPACAAACPTGALYFDDYDKVLEAAHRAKQRMEAKGKQPWIYGEKELGTGTHKVCVFPEPREMYPDIIMNPKVSEDLGFFRELMKPLGSVTLTAALVGMVIARVREFREKREDSAAKREEELTT
- the xrtH gene encoding exosortase H, producing the protein MAKRKRRPKPRPSPGRLRHIIKANWPLFRIYLWFGLTLVVIFSILMIPAVYFKVIMPLNEFLAWSSAAFLRLMGDNGVVSGGTSVHSPEFGVNIAEGCNGIYALAIVLAGIIAFPARWRPKLIGLTLAVILIMFLNYVRILTLWYAGTSSAFLFDTMHLYVWEFVIIALGAAFWYLWYEKFVKTG
- a CDS encoding formate dehydrogenase accessory sulfurtransferase FdhD, producing the protein MIQKGQLPEEKMVRLFLNGRFFSHLLCTPRDLKEFAVGWLFCQEYIDGPDQIDTLGVASCDGSPDISVCLSTPVPSQPSPASLVTPTGCGGGRIESSQYLRDLVPLTSPLTISAGRLPGIMSMMFRELASRGGGPGVHCAALVTGDDPSAWPMGFDVGRHNAVDKAIGAGLLHGVDFGAAILATSGRVSSDMVLKSARAGVPVVTSQRSVTTLAAEIAAAAGIAVVGRLNRPDRVVLGRVDRITP
- a CDS encoding molybdenum cofactor guanylyltransferase, whose protein sequence is MTHGSDNIRTAVILAGGQSRRFGQDKCTFDIGGRPMIRIVYDTLRTVFDEVIIAGGDTAGLRELGLDSHPDPVAGKGALGGIYNGLLRSASTAVFVCGCDMPLIKPAAIRTVLQAAADEDILIPLIDGIRQPLHAVYRRTILPSAERLATQDNCYLPDLLGEVNVRYLEEATFADVPDYALSFVSLNDQDMVAQYRRHLERL